In Thermotoga sp. Ku-13t, one genomic interval encodes:
- the glp gene encoding gephyrin-like molybdotransferase Glp, with product MNRSKFLRLATLDRVYSEYLQSVKAIDEAVDVSVLESLNFVAAEDVFAPHDLPGFDKSLVDGYAVRSKDVVGASASFPSMLRFAFEIKVGEKPERSLGENEAAWIATGAMLPDGADAVVMEEHTQRFNEFVEVMKPVAVGENVLRKDEDVKEGQLVLSKGQRTGLGHIQLMLQLGIDKVRVFRRAKVGVIATGDEIVEPFIKDKSVVQVRDSNSYGLVAWLKSMGFEAERVGLCRDSEDELFRMLKDSFSKYDVLIISGGSSIGARDFTEAAIARLGKPGVLFHGILIQPGKPTILALADGKPVMGLPGNPVSFAVSARFVLLPVLRKMEGEKNVLPKPSGMVRLAKNVSSRQGREHFVRVKTFVKDGQVWAEPLESETAQVSNLVEANGVVRVPSNVEGFYAGDLVEFYTLWSGW from the coding sequence TTGAACAGGTCGAAATTTCTCAGGCTCGCCACGCTCGACAGGGTCTACTCGGAGTACCTGCAGTCTGTGAAAGCCATCGATGAGGCCGTAGATGTTTCCGTGCTGGAATCACTGAATTTTGTGGCTGCCGAAGACGTATTCGCACCGCACGATCTACCCGGTTTCGATAAATCCCTGGTCGATGGTTATGCAGTCAGATCGAAAGATGTTGTCGGTGCGAGCGCCAGCTTTCCATCGATGCTGCGTTTCGCCTTCGAAATCAAAGTGGGAGAAAAGCCAGAGAGGTCCCTCGGCGAAAATGAAGCTGCCTGGATCGCCACCGGTGCCATGCTGCCAGACGGTGCCGACGCTGTGGTGATGGAAGAGCACACGCAGAGGTTCAACGAGTTCGTCGAGGTGATGAAACCCGTCGCCGTGGGCGAAAACGTGCTCAGGAAGGATGAGGACGTGAAGGAAGGTCAGCTCGTACTCAGCAAAGGTCAAAGGACCGGGCTGGGACACATCCAGCTCATGCTGCAACTTGGTATCGATAAAGTGAGGGTGTTTCGACGTGCGAAAGTTGGGGTGATAGCGACGGGGGACGAGATCGTCGAGCCTTTCATTAAAGATAAGTCCGTTGTACAGGTGCGCGACAGCAACAGCTATGGACTCGTCGCCTGGCTGAAATCTATGGGCTTTGAAGCCGAACGCGTCGGTCTGTGTCGTGACAGCGAAGATGAGCTCTTTCGTATGTTGAAAGATTCTTTCAGCAAGTACGATGTGCTAATCATCAGTGGGGGAAGTTCCATAGGAGCGAGGGACTTCACCGAAGCCGCGATTGCGCGTCTGGGAAAACCTGGCGTGCTCTTCCATGGAATTCTGATTCAACCTGGAAAACCCACGATCCTCGCCCTTGCGGATGGAAAACCTGTCATGGGGTTGCCAGGAAATCCTGTTTCTTTCGCCGTCAGTGCAAGGTTTGTCCTTCTACCTGTTTTGAGGAAGATGGAAGGTGAGAAGAACGTTCTTCCGAAACCTTCAGGGATGGTGAGGTTGGCGAAGAACGTATCTTCAAGGCAGGGTAGGGAACATTTTGTCAGAGTAAAAACGTTCGTGAAGGATGGTCAGGTCTGGGCCGAGCCATTGGAGAGTGAGACTGCTCAGGTGTCGAACCTGGTCGAAGCCAACGGTGTGGTACGAGTGCCATCGAACGTTGAAGGTTTCTATGCGGGCGATCTGGTGGAATTCTACACGCTCTGGTCCGGGTGGTGA
- the xerA gene encoding site-specific tyrosine recombinase/integron integrase, producing the protein MEQLFQEYLEYLRYVRRASENTITAYGIDVAQFLQFLQERGIDLAAFGVKDAEDYLKHLSKSYDKPPSVSTLARKISSLRNFFDYLLLRHHVSSNPWLKVRSPRLRKRAPDFLTKEEAEKLLKASEQSERDHLILCMLYYCGLRVSELCNLRVRDVSFSPAFVRIEMGKGRKDRIVPLNRHLANELKMYVERSRKESDEYLFADRKRLHPSTVFRIVRKYASLCNIKKKVHPHTLRHSFATHLLQKRVSVRVVQELLGHANLSTTSTYLHLLDEEKFAAVNVLVEEE; encoded by the coding sequence TTGGAACAGCTTTTTCAAGAATACTTAGAATATCTCAGGTACGTCCGCAGAGCTTCTGAGAATACGATCACAGCTTACGGGATCGATGTTGCGCAGTTCTTGCAGTTCTTGCAAGAGAGAGGCATAGACCTGGCAGCGTTCGGCGTGAAGGATGCCGAAGACTATTTGAAGCATCTTTCGAAAAGTTACGACAAACCGCCGAGCGTTTCAACCCTGGCACGGAAGATTTCATCGCTCAGGAACTTCTTCGATTACCTTCTGCTCAGACACCACGTTTCCAGCAACCCGTGGCTGAAGGTCAGAAGTCCGAGACTCAGAAAGAGGGCACCGGATTTTCTGACGAAAGAAGAAGCGGAAAAATTGCTGAAAGCCAGTGAGCAAAGCGAAAGAGACCATCTGATCTTGTGCATGCTGTACTACTGTGGTTTGAGAGTCAGCGAACTCTGCAACCTCAGGGTTAGAGATGTTTCTTTTTCACCGGCGTTTGTGAGGATAGAGATGGGCAAAGGAAGAAAGGATCGAATCGTTCCTTTGAACAGGCATCTTGCGAACGAACTGAAAATGTACGTGGAAAGGAGCAGAAAAGAGAGCGATGAGTACCTTTTCGCAGACAGAAAAAGGTTGCACCCAAGCACGGTGTTCAGGATCGTTCGAAAGTATGCTAGTCTCTGCAACATAAAAAAGAAAGTTCATCCACACACGTTGCGCCATTCGTTCGCCACTCACCTGCTGCAGAAACGAGTGAGTGTCAGGGTCGTCCAGGAACTTCTGGGGCACGCGAACCTTTCGACCACGAGTACTTATCTGCACCTGCTCGACGAAGAGAAGTTCGCAGCGGTCAACGTTCTGGTGGAGGAGGAATGA
- the ispE gene encoding 4-(cytidine 5'-diphospho)-2-C-methyl-D-erythritol kinase — translation MVETGPCFSERAYAKLNLYLDVVGKRSDGYHDIIGLFQTIDLYDELLFLQTDNAGEIVVECDVQITGENLVEKAYRKFFEHFPVDFGLKVILKKHIPIGSGLGGGSSDAAATLRFLAKSTNVSPSELIEIAVQVGSDVPFFLFGGTAIVEGKGEKITPLHPITGYTVDLFCPGVSMSTAKAYSMLKEDDFRRGPKPVERLYEAYINHEHDVIARMSYNVFQALVCSIHREIDEALKTAWSTNPIVAQLTGTGSCVFAVHETHGRHRFC, via the coding sequence ATGGTCGAAACTGGTCCTTGCTTTTCTGAGAGGGCATACGCGAAGTTGAACCTCTATCTGGACGTGGTTGGCAAACGTTCAGACGGTTATCACGACATCATCGGTCTGTTCCAGACCATCGACCTGTACGATGAACTTCTTTTCCTTCAAACAGACAACGCCGGAGAGATCGTTGTGGAATGTGATGTTCAAATAACGGGAGAAAATCTCGTCGAGAAAGCCTACAGAAAGTTCTTCGAACATTTTCCAGTCGATTTCGGTTTGAAGGTGATACTCAAAAAACACATACCCATCGGATCCGGGCTCGGAGGCGGTAGTTCTGACGCCGCAGCCACGCTCAGATTTCTTGCGAAGAGTACGAACGTTTCACCGTCCGAACTCATCGAGATCGCCGTTCAGGTTGGTTCGGATGTGCCATTCTTTCTCTTCGGTGGTACCGCGATCGTGGAAGGGAAGGGCGAGAAGATCACGCCGTTACACCCCATAACTGGTTACACGGTGGATCTGTTCTGCCCGGGCGTGAGTATGAGCACGGCGAAGGCTTATTCGATGCTGAAAGAAGACGATTTCCGCAGGGGGCCAAAACCTGTCGAGAGGCTGTACGAAGCTTACATCAACCACGAACACGACGTGATCGCACGCATGTCCTACAACGTCTTTCAAGCTCTCGTGTGCTCGATCCACAGGGAAATCGACGAAGCGTTGAAAACCGCGTGGAGCACAAACCCCATAGTTGCCCAGCTCACGGGTACCGGTTCGTGCGTTTTCGCCGTGCATGAAACACATGGGCGTCACCGTTTCTGCTGA
- a CDS encoding acyl-CoA dehydratase activase: MIVYNCPLVPFEFFHALKIPFRRIEPGSGEFQYLHPNVCAFCRTAVCSVKPDEVLVWTDSCDSMRRSYDFLKKNRSFYLHVPVKNDEISVRFFARELQRLWEFLKTTFKREVSLDQLEKTHQWFVDRSSELQRAMTEDPYRAKAIFEELSNQKWIGSLEKRGRLVLLLGSWASDEVVKIVEEAGDFTLNATCSGPYALISDVQTGPDVFESIARRILNKRLPCGRFARERHLQSLIGRFRPDVIVLHTVKFCDFYHFDEGMLRKLTVPFVTIENDFTNALEQSRTRIEALLERVRERGDRKNLRSSYFIGIDSGSTSTKIVVLNERGEILFEQISRTGADPRESAKRLMDHAMKTLKFNEENCFVVATGYGRGTIDFAHERMTELTCHAVGVSHLYPDVRTIIDVGGQDSKVMRVEKGKIVDFVMNDKCAAGTGRFLEIVSSILEVPLEKMGKESLKAKQQLNISSVCAVFAESEIISLRSKGYSRQDILFAAHSAIARRLATMYERIKGVPPVVLTGGVALNEGLKNALERLLGVELIVPKNPVTTGALGAALMGLQQKR; this comes from the coding sequence ATGATCGTGTACAACTGTCCTCTGGTTCCGTTCGAGTTCTTTCACGCGCTGAAAATCCCTTTCAGGAGGATAGAACCAGGCTCGGGTGAATTTCAATACCTCCATCCCAACGTGTGCGCTTTCTGCAGAACCGCAGTGTGCTCCGTCAAACCTGATGAGGTTTTGGTATGGACAGACTCGTGCGATTCGATGAGAAGATCCTACGATTTTTTGAAGAAGAATCGTTCTTTCTATTTGCACGTTCCTGTGAAAAACGACGAAATCTCGGTACGTTTCTTCGCGAGGGAGCTTCAAAGGCTGTGGGAGTTCCTCAAAACCACGTTCAAGAGGGAGGTATCTCTGGACCAGCTCGAAAAGACGCACCAGTGGTTCGTCGATAGATCAAGCGAGCTGCAACGAGCCATGACTGAAGATCCGTACAGGGCGAAGGCGATCTTCGAGGAACTTTCAAACCAAAAATGGATAGGCTCGCTCGAAAAGAGAGGTAGACTCGTCCTTTTGCTGGGTTCCTGGGCGAGCGATGAAGTGGTGAAGATCGTGGAAGAAGCGGGAGACTTTACCCTGAATGCAACCTGCTCTGGTCCTTACGCACTCATCTCGGACGTGCAGACGGGCCCGGACGTCTTCGAATCCATCGCAAGAAGGATCCTGAACAAAAGACTTCCCTGTGGAAGGTTCGCACGTGAAAGACATCTGCAATCCTTGATCGGGCGGTTTCGTCCGGATGTCATCGTCCTCCACACAGTGAAATTCTGCGATTTTTACCATTTCGACGAAGGAATGCTGAGAAAATTGACAGTACCGTTTGTGACGATCGAAAACGACTTCACGAACGCTCTGGAGCAGTCCAGAACCAGGATCGAAGCCTTACTGGAAAGAGTAAGGGAAAGAGGTGACAGAAAGAATCTCAGATCTTCGTATTTCATCGGGATAGACAGTGGTTCCACAAGCACGAAGATCGTCGTTCTGAACGAACGTGGAGAAATCCTGTTCGAACAAATTTCCAGAACCGGTGCCGATCCAAGAGAAAGTGCGAAGCGTTTGATGGACCATGCGATGAAAACTTTGAAGTTCAATGAAGAAAACTGCTTCGTCGTTGCCACAGGATACGGACGCGGTACCATCGACTTCGCTCACGAAAGGATGACCGAGCTGACCTGTCATGCGGTGGGCGTCAGCCACCTTTATCCCGATGTGAGAACGATCATAGACGTCGGAGGACAGGACAGCAAGGTGATGAGAGTCGAAAAAGGAAAGATCGTCGATTTCGTGATGAACGATAAGTGTGCGGCGGGTACTGGCAGATTTTTGGAGATCGTTTCATCGATTCTTGAGGTTCCCCTGGAGAAGATGGGCAAGGAATCTTTGAAGGCAAAGCAGCAGCTGAACATCAGCAGCGTGTGCGCGGTCTTCGCCGAGAGTGAGATCATATCCTTGCGCAGCAAAGGTTACAGCAGGCAGGACATACTGTTCGCCGCGCACAGCGCGATCGCCAGAAGGCTTGCGACCATGTACGAAAGAATCAAAGGCGTTCCACCGGTGGTGCTCACGGGCGGAGTCGCACTGAACGAAGGATTGAAGAATGCGCTGGAACGGCTGCTCGGCGTCGAGCTCATCGTCCCGAAAAACCCTGTGACGACGGGAGCACTCGGTGCCGCGCTGATGGGCCTTCAGCAGAAACGGTGA
- a CDS encoding thymidine kinase: MSGKLTVIVGPMYSGKTTELLSYLEIYKLGRKKTLLFKPALDVRYGTGVVKTHSGLEAQAISVEFSKDMIPYLQEKVDAVFIDEVQFFDKDLVKLVRKLLDENVNVFCAGLDLTFKQNPFETTMLLLAFANEVIKKKAVCHVCGEHNATLTYKISDSDSEIDVGGKEKYIAVCRDCYNGLVKQGHGTGFGVTIEDR; the protein is encoded by the coding sequence GTGTCGGGGAAACTCACCGTCATTGTGGGGCCGATGTATTCGGGCAAGACCACGGAACTGCTTTCCTATCTGGAGATCTACAAGCTCGGAAGAAAAAAGACGCTGCTCTTCAAGCCTGCTCTGGACGTTCGTTACGGCACCGGTGTTGTCAAGACGCACTCCGGCCTCGAGGCTCAGGCGATCTCCGTGGAGTTTTCAAAAGATATGATTCCGTATCTTCAGGAAAAAGTCGATGCGGTGTTCATCGACGAGGTCCAGTTCTTCGATAAGGATCTGGTCAAACTGGTCAGGAAACTGCTCGACGAGAACGTGAACGTGTTCTGTGCTGGGTTGGACCTGACCTTCAAACAGAATCCTTTCGAAACGACGATGTTGCTGCTCGCGTTCGCGAACGAGGTCATAAAGAAAAAGGCAGTCTGCCACGTGTGCGGTGAGCACAACGCCACGCTCACCTATAAGATCTCCGACAGCGACTCCGAGATCGATGTGGGTGGCAAAGAAAAGTACATCGCGGTCTGTCGGGATTGCTACAACGGGTTGGTGAAGCAGGGCCATGGAACAGGTTTTGGTGTTACCATCGAAGATCGTTGA
- a CDS encoding phosphopentomutase, with product MRVIAIVLDSVGIGELADAHLYGDEGSNTLVNTAKAVGGLNLPNLAKMGLGNLDEIPGVPRMPAMGAYGIMLEKSPGKDSTTGHWELAGIVLKKPFDLFPNGFPKELIEEFERRTGRKVIGNKPASGTEIIKELGPEHERTGALIVYTSADSVFQIAAKEEIIPVEELYRYCEIARNLLDEMGFKVARVIARPFTGEWPNYVRTPRRHDYSLPPEGRTLLDVLTESNIPVYGVGKIYDLYAGRGITESFKTEDNMDGVDKTIWVMKNKRHDCMIFTNLVDYDMKYGHRNDVKGYARALEEFDARLPEIWSAMEQDDVLFITADHGCDPTTPSTDHSRERVPILVCGERVCKDVNLGVRESFADFGQTVADIFQVERLANGVSFKDLLFYCSNG from the coding sequence ATGAGGGTGATCGCGATCGTTCTGGACAGTGTTGGTATAGGTGAACTTGCTGATGCACATCTTTACGGTGACGAGGGAAGCAACACGCTCGTGAACACCGCGAAAGCGGTGGGCGGTCTGAACTTACCAAACTTGGCGAAGATGGGCCTCGGCAATCTGGACGAGATACCAGGCGTTCCGAGAATGCCTGCCATGGGTGCTTACGGCATCATGCTCGAAAAGAGCCCCGGGAAGGATTCGACGACGGGGCACTGGGAACTTGCGGGCATCGTGCTGAAAAAGCCCTTCGATCTTTTTCCCAACGGTTTTCCGAAGGAATTGATAGAGGAATTCGAACGGAGAACTGGCAGGAAAGTGATCGGAAACAAACCTGCCTCGGGCACCGAGATCATCAAAGAACTCGGGCCGGAGCATGAAAGAACGGGAGCTTTGATCGTCTACACCTCCGCAGACAGCGTTTTTCAAATCGCTGCCAAAGAAGAAATAATCCCAGTTGAAGAACTTTACAGATACTGTGAGATCGCGCGGAACCTGCTCGACGAGATGGGATTCAAGGTTGCCAGAGTGATCGCGAGGCCCTTCACGGGCGAGTGGCCCAACTACGTGAGAACGCCCAGAAGACACGATTATTCTCTGCCACCGGAGGGTCGCACACTGCTGGATGTACTCACAGAAAGCAATATTCCAGTTTACGGAGTGGGCAAAATATACGATCTTTACGCTGGAAGGGGAATAACGGAAAGTTTCAAGACCGAGGACAACATGGACGGTGTGGACAAAACGATCTGGGTGATGAAGAACAAAAGACACGACTGCATGATCTTCACCAACTTGGTCGACTACGACATGAAGTACGGGCACAGGAACGATGTGAAAGGATACGCCAGAGCACTCGAAGAGTTCGATGCGAGGCTTCCCGAAATCTGGAGTGCCATGGAGCAAGACGACGTTCTGTTCATCACGGCGGACCACGGCTGTGATCCCACCACACCATCGACGGACCATTCGAGGGAGCGAGTGCCCATCTTGGTCTGCGGTGAACGCGTGTGCAAAGATGTGAATCTGGGCGTCAGAGAATCCTTCGCCGATTTTGGACAAACTGTGGCTGACATCTTCCAGGTCGAAAGGCTCGCCAACGGTGTCTCGTTCAAAGACCTCCTTTTCTATTGTTCGAACGGATGA
- a CDS encoding 2-hydroxyacyl-CoA dehydratase family protein — MSKKSVAYGKLIRFFWKRPTTARKLLKFGVELELARRKTVAAVKNDFSSWIDLSALSIVASAFNDEEIALVNLFFPTEIMAGFGLKCVSAEGLAGTLAAMQLEDFALARAEAMGVSKNTCSFHRAGLGLNLLRMLRNVKAVAVTNMLCDGNIPVFRTMAQLHGVEPVVLDVPRTFDESGVEYVSRQLENAVYELENQLNRKFDHRRFEEQLKMELEIFETLREIYPKLCERPVKLHLYQHVNLLYVLHVRPDVYMLKAVRSLRKQLETQVEHIDKRFFWMHLSPYYDNVLNEIFSKHSRYTVVACELSWDWMDWKVDVSHPFKSIAEKLLLNPLLSGVDKRIQFAKRLTLDFRADGVIHFNHLGCKQSSGSVEFIKRAFDELKIPFLSLDGDCVDHTNSSAEQFKTRVEAFLEMIR, encoded by the coding sequence ATGAGCAAGAAGAGCGTAGCTTACGGTAAACTGATCAGATTCTTCTGGAAGAGACCGACCACGGCGCGGAAGTTGCTCAAATTCGGTGTTGAGCTGGAACTTGCGCGTCGCAAGACTGTCGCAGCTGTGAAAAACGATTTTTCGAGCTGGATCGATCTTTCAGCGCTTTCGATCGTTGCTTCCGCCTTCAACGATGAAGAGATCGCGCTGGTCAATCTGTTCTTCCCAACGGAAATCATGGCCGGTTTTGGCTTGAAGTGCGTCTCCGCCGAAGGGCTTGCGGGCACGCTCGCTGCGATGCAGCTGGAAGATTTTGCACTCGCCCGAGCGGAGGCAATGGGCGTTTCGAAGAACACCTGCTCCTTCCACCGTGCAGGACTCGGTCTGAACCTTTTGAGGATGCTGAGAAACGTCAAAGCTGTTGCGGTCACGAACATGCTCTGTGACGGCAACATTCCCGTGTTCAGAACGATGGCCCAGCTACACGGTGTCGAGCCCGTGGTGCTCGACGTTCCGCGGACTTTCGACGAGTCTGGGGTTGAATACGTTTCAAGACAGCTGGAAAACGCAGTCTACGAATTAGAAAACCAGCTGAACAGAAAGTTCGATCATAGAAGATTCGAAGAGCAGCTGAAGATGGAGTTAGAGATCTTCGAGACATTAAGAGAAATCTATCCGAAGCTGTGTGAAAGACCCGTCAAGCTGCATCTGTACCAGCACGTGAATCTGCTCTATGTTCTTCACGTCAGGCCGGATGTGTACATGCTGAAGGCCGTTCGGTCGCTCAGAAAACAGCTTGAAACTCAGGTCGAACACATCGATAAAAGATTTTTCTGGATGCACCTGAGTCCCTACTACGACAACGTTCTGAACGAAATCTTTTCCAAACACAGCCGGTACACGGTGGTGGCCTGCGAACTCTCGTGGGACTGGATGGACTGGAAGGTGGATGTGAGCCATCCGTTCAAAAGTATTGCCGAAAAGTTGTTGCTCAATCCTTTGCTGAGCGGGGTTGACAAGAGAATCCAGTTTGCGAAGCGACTCACTCTGGACTTCAGAGCTGATGGTGTGATACACTTCAACCATCTTGGGTGTAAACAATCGAGCGGTTCGGTCGAATTCATAAAGAGAGCTTTCGATGAACTGAAGATCCCTTTTCTGTCGCTCGACGGAGATTGTGTGGATCACACGAACAGTTCTGCTGAACAGTTCAAAACGAGAGTCGAGGCTTTCCTGGAGATGATCCGATGA
- a CDS encoding SLC13 family permease, with protein sequence MVKQVLALCLYFGAYYVILSQARRTSVKVFLLGLMAAVLKLSESLTMENISHVVDFNTIGLLLGMMIIVSVLKTTGFFQMAAIYAVRFGKGELKRTVSLLMVFIAVLSAVLDNVTTLLIFAPILFLVSDAVEINPSKLLMLGVISSNIGGMSTMIGDPPNIVIGSASGLSFNSFIVHLVPISLLVLLIAVRMLLGTVSGEHVSEAGLKNLAATDPKQAVTDKKLLIKIALVFLATILGFAFHNVLEIDMALIALLGAALSLVLAGRSFEDVAKEVEWDTLFFFMGLFSLTHAVQVTGILDRFAGLISRLQYVPVLFIVLTWLSAVMASLLSAVPTAITLVPVMKYLIGLGYPVQLWWALALGIGLGANLTPIGAAVNIVGVSLLKKFTGKSLSFGDFFQTSLPFVLIALAISSVYTLLIGLLGW encoded by the coding sequence ATGGTCAAACAGGTTTTAGCGCTCTGTCTTTACTTCGGCGCGTACTACGTGATTCTCAGCCAGGCTCGAAGGACATCCGTCAAAGTGTTCTTGCTCGGTCTCATGGCTGCCGTTCTGAAACTCTCAGAAAGTTTGACGATGGAGAACATATCGCACGTGGTGGACTTCAACACCATAGGCCTTCTGCTGGGCATGATGATCATCGTGTCAGTCCTGAAGACCACGGGTTTCTTCCAGATGGCAGCCATTTACGCGGTTCGGTTTGGAAAGGGGGAACTGAAGAGAACCGTCTCATTGTTGATGGTCTTCATAGCGGTACTCTCGGCAGTGCTGGACAACGTCACAACACTTTTGATATTTGCTCCTATTCTCTTTCTAGTGAGCGATGCGGTCGAAATAAACCCGTCCAAGTTACTGATGCTCGGTGTGATCTCATCGAACATCGGTGGCATGTCAACGATGATCGGTGATCCTCCGAACATCGTCATAGGAAGCGCGAGCGGTTTGAGTTTCAACAGTTTTATCGTTCACCTGGTACCCATATCTTTACTGGTTCTGTTGATAGCCGTAAGGATGTTATTAGGTACTGTATCCGGAGAGCACGTATCCGAGGCGGGTCTGAAGAACCTGGCGGCGACCGATCCGAAGCAGGCCGTGACGGACAAGAAGTTGCTCATAAAGATTGCCTTAGTCTTTTTGGCAACGATTCTTGGTTTTGCGTTCCACAATGTTCTGGAGATCGACATGGCTTTGATCGCGCTCCTCGGAGCGGCTTTGAGCCTCGTTCTCGCAGGAAGGAGTTTTGAGGACGTCGCTAAAGAGGTCGAATGGGACACGCTCTTCTTCTTCATGGGATTGTTCTCACTCACGCACGCCGTGCAGGTGACAGGCATTCTCGATCGGTTCGCCGGTCTCATCTCCAGGCTACAATACGTACCAGTTCTGTTCATCGTCCTCACCTGGCTCAGCGCCGTTATGGCCTCTTTGCTGAGCGCGGTACCGACGGCGATAACTCTGGTACCGGTGATGAAGTACTTGATCGGTCTGGGTTATCCTGTTCAGCTGTGGTGGGCTCTGGCTTTGGGTATTGGACTGGGCGCGAATCTGACACCCATAGGTGCGGCCGTTAACATAGTCGGTGTTTCATTGTTGAAGAAGTTCACTGGAAAGAGTCTTTCGTTCGGAGATTTCTTCCAGACTTCCCTTCCGTTTGTTCTGATAGCCCTGGCGATCTCGAGCGTTTACACCTTGCTAATTGGTTTGCTGGGATGGTGA
- a CDS encoding MogA/MoaB family molybdenum cofactor biosynthesis protein — translation MRVAVVVVSDRVSKGIMNDKNAGTVEELMNQIGARVEKRSVVPDEAELIRHELLKLSEEGFDVVVTCGGTGVSPRDVTPEATAQVIEKRLYGMEVAMMLEALKYTPTAMLSRAVVGVRKQTLIINLPGSPNAVQQNLKAILPAIPHAIEKIKGSTKDCHAPEGE, via the coding sequence GTGAGAGTCGCAGTCGTGGTGGTCAGCGACAGGGTGAGTAAGGGTATCATGAACGACAAAAACGCGGGCACGGTCGAAGAGCTCATGAATCAGATCGGTGCTCGGGTTGAGAAAAGGTCCGTCGTCCCGGACGAAGCCGAGCTGATAAGACACGAGCTTTTGAAATTGAGCGAAGAAGGTTTCGACGTGGTTGTCACCTGTGGAGGCACGGGAGTATCACCCAGGGACGTCACACCCGAAGCAACCGCGCAGGTCATAGAAAAGAGGCTCTACGGCATGGAAGTGGCGATGATGCTCGAGGCGCTTAAATACACACCCACGGCGATGCTGTCGCGGGCGGTTGTGGGTGTGAGAAAACAGACTCTGATCATCAATTTGCCGGGCAGTCCAAATGCCGTGCAGCAGAACCTGAAGGCGATATTGCCGGCCATACCGCATGCGATCGAAAAGATTAAAGGTTCGACAAAAGATTGTCACGCTCCAGAAGGTGAGTGA
- a CDS encoding NUDIX domain-containing protein has translation MEQVLVLPSKIVEDFVDDRNGVFQIELDRVREAIEKNAFFIDRQIAEFDETLRQVIPYVLMRENDKFLLLRRTKKQQEKRLHGKLSLGVGGHINSDDGDAPWQAFLNGIEREIHEEVNVELERLSYVGLLNDTSSPVSRVHVGLVYLAEVKFLGLNEPDMFDFWFADLLEIERREEELEGWSKLVLAFLRGHTRS, from the coding sequence ATGGAACAGGTTTTGGTGTTACCATCGAAGATCGTTGAGGATTTCGTCGACGATAGAAACGGTGTGTTTCAGATCGAACTGGACAGGGTAAGAGAGGCGATCGAAAAGAACGCCTTCTTCATCGACAGACAGATCGCCGAGTTCGATGAAACCTTGCGTCAGGTGATACCTTACGTATTGATGCGTGAGAATGACAAGTTTCTCCTGCTGAGAAGAACGAAGAAACAGCAGGAAAAGAGGCTTCACGGCAAGCTCTCTCTCGGTGTGGGAGGTCACATCAACTCGGATGACGGTGATGCTCCCTGGCAAGCGTTCCTGAATGGGATAGAGAGAGAGATCCACGAAGAAGTGAACGTCGAGCTCGAAAGGCTTTCCTACGTTGGACTTCTGAACGACACGAGCTCGCCCGTCAGCCGCGTTCACGTCGGACTCGTCTATCTGGCAGAAGTGAAGTTTTTGGGTCTGAACGAGCCGGACATGTTCGATTTCTGGTTCGCCGATCTATTGGAGATAGAGCGAAGAGAGGAAGAGCTCGAAGGATGGTCGAAACTGGTCCTTGCTTTTCTGAGAGGGCATACGCGAAGTTGA